From Zingiber officinale cultivar Zhangliang chromosome 5B, Zo_v1.1, whole genome shotgun sequence, the proteins below share one genomic window:
- the LOC121985003 gene encoding vacuolar protein sorting-associated protein 32 homolog 2-like — protein sequence MFSKIFHPCRGGSQISSSSTSSSSVLKKTMEMLQEKELALQKKISLEIDRAKQFSRANNRQAAMECLKRKRYYEGKMEQLELFHSRIRNQEQKLERCLTR from the exons ATGTTCTCCAAGATTTTTCATCCATGCCGAGGCGGCTCGCAGATCTCCTCCTCCTCTACTTCGTCCTCCTCCGTGCTCAAGAAG ACTATGGAAATGCTTCAGGAAAAGGAGCTTGCTCTGCAAAAGAAGATTTCTCTAGAGATTGACAGAGCAAAGCAATTTTCCAGGGCAAACAATAGACAAG CTGCAATGGAGTGCTTGAAGAGGAAAAGGTATTACGAAGGCAAAATGGAGCAGCTTGAACTTTTCCATTCACGCATTCGCAACCAG GAGCAAAAGCTAGAAAGATGCCTTACGAGGTAG
- the LOC121985001 gene encoding cinnamoyl-CoA reductase 1-like, translated as MAPAFVERDRNCVCVMDASSRLGYSLVKRLLQRGYSVHAASYNHGACGGSLRKLAAGDGLRLKVLAADPFDYQSIVDAVRGCSGLFYTFDPPQGQTYDEFTVEVEVRAAHNALEACAQAETVERVVFTSSVTAVVWGGRRRSADDDDDDDRVVDERDWSEPNLCKRFKLWHALAKTLAERTAWALAMDRGVDMVAVNAGHPTDPELAVADLQYLDGARQMYDDGVLVTVDADYLVDAHVAAYESPAAYGRYLCFSNAVCRVHDAVKLAQALSPKSPSPPPSSDGLRAIRTRIQNKKLSKLMVEFDATRTEVEA; from the exons atggcgCCGGCGTTCGTCGAACGGGACCGGAACTGCGTCTGCGTCATGGACGCGTCGAGCCGCCTCGGTTACTCCCTCGTCAAGAGGCTTCTTCAGAGGGGCTACTCGGTTCACGCCGCCTCTTACAACCATG GCGCGTGCGGTGGGAGCCTGAGAAAGCTGGCCGCCGGCGATGGCCTGCGGCTGAAGGTGCTGGCGGCCGACCCCTTTGACTACCAGAGCATCGTGGACGCCGTGAGGGGCTGCTCCGGCCTCTTCTACACCTTCGACCCGCCTCAGGGTCAAACCTACGAC GAATTCACGGTGGAAGTGGAAGTCAGAGCCGCGCACAACGCGCTGGAAGCGTGCGCGCAGGCGGAGACCGTGGAGCGGGTGGTGTTCACGTCGTCGGTGACCGCCGTGGTGTGGGGCGGACGCCGCCGGTCggccgacgacgacgacgacgacgatcgCGTCGTCGACGAGAGAGACTGGAGCGAGCCCAATTTGTGCAAAAGGTTCAAG CTTTGGCATGCGCTGGCGAAGACGCTGGCGGAGAGGACGGCGTGGGCCCTGGCGATGGACCGCGGCGTCGACATGGTCGCCGTCAACGCCGGCCACCCCACGGACCCGGAGCTTGCCGTCGCCGACCTCCAGTACCTCGACGGCGCCCGACAGATGTACGACGACGGCGTCCTCGTGACGGTCGACGCGGACTACCTCGTCGACGCCCACGTCGCCGCCTACGAGTCCCCCGCCGCTTACGGCCGTTACCTCTGCTTCAGCAACGCCGTTTGCCGGGTACATGACGCCGTTAAGCTCGCCCAGGCGCTGTCCCCCAAATCGCCTTCCCCTCCTCCATCAAG TGACGGATTGAGGGCGATACGGACGAGGATCCAGAACAAGAAGCTGAGCAAATTGATGGTGGAATTCGACGCGACGAGGACCGAGGTGGAAGCGTAG
- the LOC121985002 gene encoding chaperone protein DnaJ-like — MESGAESIKDYYKVLEVDYDANEEVIRFNYRRLALRWHPDKHKGNSDATAKFQEINEAYQVLGDADKRHEYDISGSYEIDKYTLQEYLTRFKGMILTCNGLGIGRPSWSQKLTETEALDQ, encoded by the exons ATGGAGAGCGGCGCGGAATCCATAAAG GATTACTATAAAGTTTTGGAGGTTGACTATGACGCAAATGAGGAGGTTATAAGATTCAACTACCGAAGACTTGCACTA AGATGGCACCCCGACAAGCACAAGGGGAATAGTGATGCCACTGCAAAGTTTCAGGAGATTAATGAAGCCTACCAAG TGCTCGGTGATGCAGATAAGCGGCATGAATATGACATATCGGGTAGTTACGAAATCGATAAGTACACTCTACAG GAATATCTTACAAGATTCAAGGGAATGATATTGACATGCAATGGCCTCGGTATTGGCCGCCCTTCATG GTCACAGAAGCTAACGGAGACTGAAGCATTGGATCAGTAA